The genomic stretch GCGCGGCCGCGAGATCTTCCTGCGCCTGCTGCCGCGCTTCGACGTGCTGGTGGAGAACTTCCGCACCGGCACGCTGGCGCGCTGGGGACTCGATCTCGACACGCTGCACGCGGCCAACCCCAGGCTGATCGTGCTGCGGCTGACCGGCTTCGGCCAGACCGGGCCCGATGCGACGCGCCCGGGGTTTGCCCGCATCTTCGAAGCCCGTAGCGGCTTCACCAACCTGGCCGGCACGGCGCAGAGCGGGCCGATGCATATGAACTACCCGGTGGGCGACATGATCGCCGGCCTGTTCGGCGCCTTCGCCATCGCCACCGCCGTGGCGGAGCAGCGCGCCAGGCCAGCCCAGCCCGGCCGCGAAATCGACCTGGCCGCCACCGAGGCACTGTTCCGCCTGCTGGACCCGCTAGCAATCGAGTACGAACAGCTCGGCCACGTGCGCCAGCGCGCCGGCAACCGCACCACCTACGCCGCGCCCTCCAACATGTACCGCACCGCCGACGACATCTGGGTCACCGTGGTGGCCTCGTCCGACGCCACCTTCCGCCGCCTGGCCGAGGCCATGGACGCGCCGCAATTGGCCCAGTCCCCGGAGTACGCCACCAACGCCGGCCGCGTGCGGCATGTCGACGCCCTCGACGGCTGCATCGCCGAGTGGTTTGCCGCGCAGCCCTATGCCGCCGCGGCGGCGCGGCTGGAACAATGCCAGGTGCCGTTCAGCAAGGTGTTCAGCATCGCCGATATCGTTGAGGACCCGCAGATGGTGGCGCGCCAGGCTATCGTGCGGCTGCCCGATGCCGATCTGGGGACGGTGCCGGCGCCTTGTGTGGTGCCGCGGTTTTCGGGCTATGCGCCGGTGTTACCGCGGACCGGGCCGGATGTGGGGGAGCACAATGCGGAGGTTTATGGGGAGGTGGGGATTGGGGGGGAAGAGTTGGAGCGGTTGCGGGGGGAGGGGGTGGTTTGAGGGGGAGGCGAGTCGCTAACGCTCATGCCACGGCGCGTTGGATGATGAGGTGGCCGGCAGCGACTGCAGGCGTACACGCTCGCAGAGGGATAACGCCAGAGGTCATGCCTAGGCCGTCAGCCCGTCGAATGGCGGAGCAAGCGGCTCCTCTCGCGCTTCGATGGAGTTTGTGGTACTGTATATATATACAGTACCCGTTTTTCAACATCCACTTGTCATCCGCGCGAGGTTGACATCCGACACAGCATTCGCAGGGCAGCCAGGAATCACTACGATGTCGGACGATACGATTCCACGTGGCGTACCCAACTTGTCGCTTTGTATAGTGCCGGTAGAATGTCGCGCTAACTTGAGCATGTCATCAGCCATGGGCAAAGATTCGCGCATCGAATGGACACATCACACGTTCAACCCTTGGTGGGGTTGCGTCAAGGTGTCGCCGGCCTGCGATAACTGCTATGCGGAGACTTGGGCAAAGCGATTGGGAGAAGGACTGTGGGGTCCGGAGACTCCCAGGCGGTTTTTCAGTGAGTCTCACTGGAAGGATCCGCTGCGTTGGAA from Cupriavidus nantongensis encodes the following:
- a CDS encoding CaiB/BaiF CoA transferase family protein encodes the protein MPDTHAQPVSPEASGNGPLAGLRILDMATVVAAPFSATLCADMGAEVVKLELPDGSDPLRGLEPVTEEHALYWKVTNRGKRGISLDVRTPRGREIFLRLLPRFDVLVENFRTGTLARWGLDLDTLHAANPRLIVLRLTGFGQTGPDATRPGFARIFEARSGFTNLAGTAQSGPMHMNYPVGDMIAGLFGAFAIATAVAEQRARPAQPGREIDLAATEALFRLLDPLAIEYEQLGHVRQRAGNRTTYAAPSNMYRTADDIWVTVVASSDATFRRLAEAMDAPQLAQSPEYATNAGRVRHVDALDGCIAEWFAAQPYAAAAARLEQCQVPFSKVFSIADIVEDPQMVARQAIVRLPDADLGTVPAPCVVPRFSGYAPVLPRTGPDVGEHNAEVYGEVGIGGEELERLRGEGVV